From the Desulfosarcina sp. BuS5 genome, one window contains:
- a CDS encoding Tex family protein, protein MNKYISKIASELELKDKQVEAVIKLLEQDATIPFIARYRKEATDSLDEIEITAIRDRLGKLKELDARRESVLKSLEQHGHLTDELEQEVMAAEDISTLEDIYLPYKPKRRTKASIAREKGLEPLAGIIFAQTGTNPFQEAQKFVDPEKGVDDVEAALTGARNIIAEIVSENQDARSLLRSLFASKGIVQSSVASGKESEGKKYRDYFEWEEPVSTVPSHRLLAMRRGEKEDILNLTIAPKQEDALNILEELFIQGSGDDSEQVKLAINDCYKRLLSRSMETEIRVASKEKADAEAINIFTDNLKELLLAPPLASKRVMGIDPGFRTGCKIVCLDNQGKLLCHDTIFPNMNQKKDSEAADQVKKLCKRFSIGAIAIGNGTAGRETEAFLKKIGLPENIRIIMVNESGASIYSASEVAREEFPDLDLTVRGAVSIGRRLMDPLAELVKIDPKSIGVGQYQHDVDQSDLKGSLDDVVISCVNKVGADTNRAGVKLLSYISGLGPGLAKNIVAYRDENGPFESKKDLKKVSRLGPKAFEQSAGFLRVYNGENPLDTSAVHPESYHVVEKMAKDIGCSVKDLMAKPELRKKIDLLKYVSDDVGLPTLNDIMDELAKPGRDPREEFEAFTFEEGIAKIEDLEAGMKIPGIVTNVTAFGAFVDVGVHQDGLVHISELADGFVKNPSDIVKVQQKVNVSVLEVDRERKRISLSLKTFPGKKRAPQKDNPEKLFPAKPKKQKNEKKPFNNPFAEFFKS, encoded by the coding sequence ATGAATAAATATATATCAAAAATTGCATCTGAACTTGAATTAAAGGACAAACAGGTCGAAGCCGTTATAAAGCTGCTTGAACAGGACGCAACCATACCTTTTATTGCGCGCTATAGAAAGGAAGCTACCGACTCCCTTGATGAAATAGAAATAACTGCAATCCGTGACAGGCTTGGCAAACTGAAAGAATTGGACGCGCGCAGGGAGTCTGTTCTTAAATCCCTGGAGCAGCATGGACATTTAACTGATGAACTTGAACAAGAAGTCATGGCGGCTGAAGATATAAGCACCCTTGAAGATATATATTTACCCTATAAACCCAAACGCCGCACCAAGGCTTCCATTGCCAGAGAGAAGGGACTGGAACCGCTGGCCGGAATTATATTCGCCCAAACAGGGACAAATCCGTTCCAGGAGGCTCAAAAATTCGTTGATCCTGAAAAAGGTGTCGATGATGTGGAAGCTGCGCTGACCGGCGCGAGGAATATCATAGCCGAGATTGTCAGTGAAAATCAGGATGCCCGCTCTCTTCTTCGCAGCCTGTTTGCATCCAAAGGAATTGTTCAATCTTCGGTAGCATCCGGTAAAGAATCGGAAGGAAAAAAATACAGGGATTATTTTGAATGGGAAGAGCCTGTTTCGACGGTTCCGTCACACAGACTGCTTGCCATGCGGAGAGGCGAAAAAGAGGATATCCTTAACCTGACAATTGCTCCAAAGCAGGAAGATGCATTAAACATCCTTGAAGAGCTTTTTATACAAGGGAGCGGTGACGACTCCGAACAGGTCAAGCTGGCAATTAATGATTGTTATAAAAGGCTGCTATCCAGATCAATGGAAACGGAAATCAGGGTGGCATCAAAAGAAAAAGCAGATGCCGAGGCTATAAACATTTTTACTGATAATCTTAAGGAATTGCTGCTCGCCCCACCTTTGGCCTCCAAGCGGGTCATGGGGATAGACCCCGGGTTCAGAACCGGATGCAAGATAGTCTGCCTTGACAATCAGGGCAAACTGTTATGCCATGATACCATATTCCCGAATATGAACCAAAAAAAAGATTCTGAAGCAGCGGATCAAGTCAAAAAGCTGTGCAAGCGCTTTAGCATAGGCGCTATAGCTATAGGGAACGGTACCGCAGGAAGGGAGACCGAGGCTTTTCTTAAAAAAATAGGACTTCCTGAAAATATTCGGATTATAATGGTAAATGAAAGCGGAGCTTCCATTTATTCCGCCTCGGAGGTTGCACGGGAAGAATTTCCGGATCTTGACCTTACAGTGCGCGGAGCTGTTTCAATCGGCCGTCGACTGATGGATCCCCTGGCCGAACTTGTCAAAATTGACCCAAAATCGATCGGTGTCGGTCAATATCAACATGATGTTGACCAATCAGATTTAAAAGGATCCCTGGATGATGTTGTAATAAGCTGTGTTAACAAAGTCGGGGCAGATACAAACAGAGCCGGAGTTAAGCTTCTTTCATATATTTCCGGTCTCGGGCCAGGGCTTGCAAAAAATATAGTGGCATACAGGGATGAAAACGGTCCCTTTGAATCAAAAAAAGATTTAAAAAAAGTTTCCAGACTGGGACCAAAGGCTTTTGAACAGTCAGCCGGATTCCTAAGGGTCTATAATGGGGAAAATCCGCTGGATACAAGCGCCGTGCATCCTGAATCTTATCATGTGGTTGAAAAAATGGCCAAAGATATTGGATGCAGCGTAAAAGATCTGATGGCCAAACCGGAGCTCAGAAAAAAAATCGATCTCTTAAAATATGTTAGTGATGATGTTGGGCTGCCGACCCTGAACGACATAATGGATGAACTTGCCAAACCGGGACGTGATCCCAGGGAAGAGTTCGAAGCTTTTACATTTGAGGAGGGAATAGCAAAAATAGAGGATCTTGAAGCCGGCATGAAGATTCCCGGAATAGTGACCAATGTTACGGCATTCGGCGCTTTTGTGGATGTGGGCGTTCATCAGGACGGCCTTGTTCATATAAGCGAGCTCGCTGATGGATTTGTAAAAAATCCATCAGATATAGTCAAGGTGCAACAGAAAGTAAACGTATCCGTCCTGGAAGTAGATCGTGAGAGAAAAAGGATCTCATTGTCGCTGAAAACATTCCCTGGCAAAAAAAGAGCGCCCCAAAAAGACAACCCTGAAAAATTATTTCCGGCAAAACCAAAAAAACAGAAAAATGAAAAGAAACCATTTAACAATCCTTTTGCCGAGTTTTTTAAAAGCTAA
- a CDS encoding peptidase U32 family protein: MHTQNKIELLAPAGNFEKLEIAIAYGASAVYLAGKDFSLRNFSGNFSHDELDRAVKLAHANGVKVYIACNIYSRNSEQNAIAGHLKKLGAIGPDALIIADPGIFMEARNLVPEIPVHLSTQANTTNYKSVLFWEQLGIKRINAARELSLEEINEIALQSASEIEAFVHGAMCISYSGRCMLSSFMALRDSNRGLCSHPCRWKYSVVEELRPGKYMPVAEDDRGTYIFNSSDLCMIEHIPEMIKAGITSLKIEGRMKGINYLASTVKVYREAIDRYYDNPDNYKMDDEWIKELSHINNRGYCTGFYFNDPDQILPNYERPQKPEHSFIAKVINGGLDNYVSIEVRNKIFKGDKISILCKKGPAISDQIEDIIDKDGKIQEFAQPGSIVKILLNGQYSKNNLIRRKESV; the protein is encoded by the coding sequence ATGCATACACAAAACAAAATAGAACTTCTTGCTCCGGCAGGAAATTTTGAAAAACTGGAAATTGCAATTGCATATGGAGCAAGTGCGGTCTATCTTGCAGGAAAGGATTTCAGCCTTAGAAATTTTTCCGGTAACTTTTCCCATGATGAGCTGGATCGAGCTGTTAAGCTTGCACATGCTAATGGAGTAAAAGTCTATATTGCATGCAACATTTATTCCAGAAATTCCGAACAAAACGCAATTGCCGGACATCTTAAAAAACTTGGCGCAATCGGACCGGATGCTCTTATTATTGCCGATCCCGGCATCTTTATGGAAGCTCGTAATTTGGTTCCCGAAATACCGGTGCACCTCAGTACCCAGGCAAACACGACAAACTATAAATCGGTTCTTTTCTGGGAACAGCTTGGAATTAAAAGAATAAATGCGGCAAGGGAACTTTCCCTGGAAGAGATCAATGAAATAGCTTTGCAAAGCGCATCGGAAATTGAAGCATTTGTCCACGGCGCCATGTGCATATCATACTCGGGGCGATGCATGCTGAGCAGTTTTATGGCTCTCAGAGACAGCAACCGCGGGCTCTGTTCCCACCCCTGCAGATGGAAATACTCTGTTGTGGAAGAGCTTAGGCCAGGCAAATATATGCCTGTTGCCGAAGATGATCGCGGCACTTATATTTTTAATTCAAGCGATCTTTGCATGATCGAACATATACCTGAAATGATTAAGGCCGGGATTACATCTTTAAAAATTGAAGGCAGGATGAAAGGGATCAATTATCTTGCTTCAACTGTAAAAGTTTATAGAGAGGCAATAGATCGTTATTATGACAATCCTGATAATTATAAAATGGATGATGAATGGATTAAAGAACTCAGCCATATCAATAACAGGGGATATTGCACAGGGTTTTATTTTAATGACCCTGACCAGATCCTCCCCAATTACGAGCGTCCTCAAAAACCGGAACATAGTTTTATTGCCAAGGTAATAAACGGCGGCTTGGATAATTACGTGTCTATTGAAGTGCGGAATAAAATATTCAAAGGTGATAAAATAAGCATACTTTGTAAAAAAGGGCCGGCAATCAGCGATCAAATCGAGGATATTATTGACAAGGACGGAAAAATCCAAGAATTTGCTCAGCCCGGCAGCATTGTAAAGATTCTGCTTAATGGGCAATATTCTAAAAACAATCTTATTAGAAGAAAAGAATCCGTATGA